A genomic segment from Fusarium fujikuroi IMI 58289 draft genome, chromosome FFUJ_chr04 encodes:
- a CDS encoding related to formin binding protein — MSEYWKSTPKYWCKHCETYVRDTKLERQNHESTAKHQGALKRFLRDLHRNHEREEREKDRAKREVERLDGVVGGSSTAAGPSSRPAPRAQPSAPTEASLKKQREQLAAMGVAIPSDFRPEMAMPGQWTVTNTRIIEAKTEEDEEAKVEARANGVRKREATEDEKEEENAVRGLFKKPRRWGRDSKAMPQQEDQELDALLSGSTFTPRTVKEETEDSTDVKKEDDATPDTTVKTEDATEVKTEDNTDVKTEAPAEPLIKPEPEEAESGVQTVVFKKRKPKGIRQK, encoded by the coding sequence ATGTCAGAATATTGGAAATCTACGCCCAAATATTGGTGCAAGCACTGCGAGACCTATGTTCGCGACACAAAACTCGAGCGTCAAAACCATGAATCTACCGCCAAACATCAAGGCGCACTAAAGCGCTTCCTCCGCGATCTGCACCGTAACCACGAGCGAGAAGAGCGCGAAAAAGACCGCGCCAAGCGGGAAGTCGAACGCCTCGATGGAGTTGTCGGAGGCTCATCCACAGCGGCAGGTCCATCGTCAAGACCTGCACCGCGCGCGCAACCGAGCGCACCTACAGAAGCatctttgaagaagcagagagaacAGCTTGCTGCCATGGGCGTCGCGATACCGAGTGACTTCCGACCTGAGATGGCCATGCCTGGCCAGTGGACGGTCACGAATACGAGAATTATCGAGGcgaagacagaagaagacgaagaagcaAAGGTAGAAGCTAGAGCCAATGGTGTACGGAAGCGCGAAGCgacggaggatgagaaggaagaggagaacgcTGTGCGCGGACTGTTTAAGAAACCCAGACGATGGGGACGAGACTCAAAAGCTATGCcacaacaagaagatcagGAACTCGATGCGCTATTGAGCGGATCGACGTTTACACCTAGGACTGTGAAGGAGGAAACAGAGGATTCGACggatgtcaagaaggaggacgaTGCGACGCCGGATACAACTGTGAAGACGGAAGATGCGACAGAAGTCAAAACGGAGGATAACACAGACGTCAAGACAGAAGCACCTGCTGAGCCTCTGATaaagccagagccagaggagGCTGAGTCGGGAGTACAGACGGTGGTattcaagaagagaaaacccAAGGGCATCCGACAAAAGTGA
- a CDS encoding dienelactone hydrolase family protein, which produces MASNQPAKCCTEGVRHEGEPTGKMIKLDSGLDAYIATAPADKAHKGTGIVYIADIFGIWTNSKLMADQFAANGYTTIIPDLFNGDVMPMPMPEGLDIMSWITKGAKGDNPHTPAQIDPIIAESIKTLKAQGATKIGAVGYCFGAKYVIRNYKAGIDVGYVAHPSFVEEEELKAITGPLSIAAAQTDHIFPTEKRHQSEEILIGTGKPFQINLFSHVEHGFAVRADLSDKRKKFAKEQAFFQAVQWFDEYLL; this is translated from the exons ATGGCCTCTAACCAACCTGCCAAGTGCTGCACTGAGGGCGTTCGCCATGA AGGCGAGCCCACCGGCAAGATGATCAAGCTCGATAGCGGTCTTGACGCCTACATCGCGACAGCTCCCGCGGACAAGGCGCACAAGGGAACCGGAATTGTCTACATTGCCGATATCTTCGGAATCTGGACCAATAGCAAGTTGATGGCTGACCAATTCGCTGCCAACGGCTATACCACCATCATTCCCGATCTTTTCAACGGCGATGTTATGCCTATGCCTATGCCTGAGGGTCTTGATATCATGAGCTGGATCACAAAGGGTGCCAAGGGTGATAACCCTCATACTCCCGCTCAGATCGACCCTATTATCGCCGAGTCTATCAAGACGCTCAAGGCGCAGGGTGCTACTAAGATTGGAGCTGTCGGATACTGTTTCGGTGCCAAG TACGTTATTCGCAACTACAAGGCGGGCATCGATGTCGGTTATGTCGCTCACCCCTCGTtcgtcgaggaggaagagctcaaggccatcacCGGGCCCCTCTCCATTGCCGCTGCTCAAACCGACCACATCTTCCCCACCGAAAAGCGTCACCAATCGGAAGAGATTCTGATTGGGACTGGCAAGCCTTTCCAGATCAATTTGTTCTCTCACGTCGAGCATGGTTTTGCTGTGCGCGCTGATTTGAGtgacaagagaaagaagtttGCCAAGGAGCAGGCTTTCTTCCAGGCTGTGCAGTGGTTTGACGAGTACCTCCTTTAG